From a single Prosthecobacter sp. genomic region:
- a CDS encoding DUF6876 family protein, translating to MTQKTLTKADLSQFTGTEQWYRHGLARNVLYTEGAQHVAESGGAYWLLDEIAFAQPIREVAAEAFQVWRLKVNPDHSATLACEDGNSKIVFTKEIEFTDFPLDEIAFYFTDNVLMLPSEY from the coding sequence ATGACGCAGAAAACACTCACAAAAGCAGACCTCAGCCAGTTCACCGGCACCGAACAATGGTATCGCCACGGCCTCGCACGCAACGTGCTCTACACCGAAGGCGCACAACACGTCGCTGAAAGCGGCGGAGCCTACTGGCTCCTCGATGAAATCGCCTTCGCTCAACCCATTCGCGAAGTCGCAGCCGAAGCCTTTCAGGTCTGGCGGCTGAAGGTCAACCCTGACCACAGCGCGACGCTTGCCTGTGAAGATGGCAATTCAAAAATCGTCTTCACCAAGGAAATCGAGTTCACCGATTTCCCTCTCGATGAGATTGCCTTCTACTTCACAGACAACGTGCTGATGCTGCCCAGCGAATACTAG
- a CDS encoding TM0106 family RecB-like putative nuclease translates to MLIQNGVLQLSGSDLVGHLNCRHLTGLEFAAANGELKKSVNRDPLLQILWERGLEHEKAYVEHLRNAGFDVHEVVGVGVTEELVNATLKAMQAGVQIISQGAFMQNGWGGRTDILRRIETPSSLGSWSYEVIDTKLASETKGGTILQLCLYSDLVGASQGVLPERTFVVTPWTNFEPQSYRITDYSAYYRSVKAGLERSIATDANREIYPDPKSHCDICHWRVPCDNKRRADDHLCLVAGISKVQINELQNHGVSTTSELGAMPLPLSWKPDRGSAQSYERIREQARIQIEGRTAGTPIFEALPLMQGFGLNCLPEPSPGDIFFDLEGDPFVGEGGLEFLFGYVTLDNDGKPQYTGNWTHSREEEKQVFEQFVDLVMERWARYPDLHIYHYAPYEPSALKRLMGRYATREEEIDRMLRAELFVDLYSVVRHAVRASVESYSIKKLEVFYAYVRNTSLPDANVALTRVQACMELNNFAGITDEMREKVTDYNRDDCVSTLELRNWLEQIRSDLLARGQIIDRPSPLDGAASEDISEWLQRVNALIARLTNDVPVDVAERSAEQHGRWILANLLDWHRRELKAVWWEYFRLRDLSSEDLLDERVGLSGLEFVGSAGGTAKAPVHRYRFPLQESEFRGGETLHKVGGDKYGAVVSINLEERWVDIKKRGDTANIHADAVFEHAVIGTDEQAAALMRIGDYVAESGIAGLGRYQAARDLLLKEPPRIGGQAIHTATESTLESACRVGLSLEGGVLPIQGPPGTGKTFTGARMICDMVKSGKKVGITANSHTVIRNLLDEVIVAAGEQGMDIRCIQKAKEKEDDIDHLCFAKSNADLFTALSRGSQVAGGTAWLWSREEAFETVDVLFVDEAAQMSLANVLAVSHAAKSLVLLGDPQQLDQPMQGSHPEGTDVSALNHILDGHQTIQAGRGLFLEETWRLHPAICAFTSELFYEGRLQTKEGLEAQEIKSASVVRGAGLRYVAVNHEGNQSSSPEEADRIRDLVTSILGSGTTWIDRHGVERTLRLEDVLIIAPYNAQVFEIQERLPGARVGTVDKFQGQQAPIAIYSMTTSSHADAPRGMEFLYSLNRLNVATSRAKCVCIVVGSPLLFEAECRTPRQIQLANAFCRYMELAQHI, encoded by the coding sequence AACTGAGGAACTTGTGAACGCGACATTGAAAGCGATGCAGGCCGGTGTGCAGATCATCTCGCAAGGGGCTTTCATGCAAAATGGCTGGGGAGGGCGAACGGACATCCTGCGTCGCATCGAAACACCCTCATCTCTCGGAAGCTGGTCATACGAAGTGATTGATACCAAGCTCGCAAGCGAGACAAAGGGAGGAACGATTCTCCAGTTGTGTCTCTATTCAGACTTGGTGGGAGCTAGCCAAGGGGTGCTTCCTGAGAGGACTTTCGTCGTAACGCCATGGACAAATTTTGAACCACAGTCTTATCGCATAACGGACTACTCCGCCTATTACCGCTCTGTGAAAGCGGGGCTTGAGCGCAGCATTGCGACTGATGCCAACCGCGAAATTTATCCAGACCCGAAAAGTCACTGTGATATTTGCCATTGGCGGGTGCCATGCGATAACAAGCGCCGCGCAGATGATCATCTCTGTCTGGTCGCAGGCATCTCCAAAGTGCAAATCAATGAACTGCAAAATCATGGGGTCAGCACTACAAGCGAATTGGGTGCGATGCCTTTGCCTTTGAGTTGGAAACCTGATCGTGGATCGGCGCAGTCCTACGAAAGAATTCGCGAGCAGGCTCGCATTCAGATAGAGGGCAGGACTGCCGGAACGCCGATATTTGAAGCATTACCCTTAATGCAGGGATTTGGTTTGAATTGTTTGCCGGAGCCTTCACCTGGCGACATCTTTTTCGACCTTGAAGGCGATCCGTTTGTTGGTGAGGGAGGTCTTGAGTTTCTGTTTGGTTACGTCACGCTCGACAATGATGGCAAGCCCCAATATACGGGCAATTGGACTCACTCGCGTGAAGAGGAAAAGCAGGTCTTTGAGCAATTCGTTGATTTGGTAATGGAAAGGTGGGCACGTTATCCAGACCTGCACATCTACCACTACGCCCCCTACGAGCCAAGCGCGTTAAAACGACTGATGGGCCGGTATGCCACACGCGAAGAGGAAATCGACCGGATGCTGCGTGCGGAGCTGTTTGTTGACCTCTACAGCGTTGTCCGTCATGCGGTGCGTGCAAGTGTGGAGAGTTACTCAATCAAGAAGCTCGAAGTGTTTTATGCCTATGTGCGGAACACGAGTTTGCCTGATGCCAATGTGGCGCTGACGCGAGTCCAGGCTTGCATGGAATTGAATAATTTCGCAGGCATCACGGACGAAATGAGGGAAAAAGTGACCGATTACAATCGCGACGATTGTGTCTCGACACTTGAACTGCGGAACTGGCTTGAGCAGATTCGCTCCGATCTGCTGGCGAGGGGGCAAATTATTGATCGTCCGTCCCCATTGGACGGAGCCGCAAGCGAGGACATCAGCGAATGGCTACAGCGGGTGAATGCGCTGATAGCGCGACTGACCAATGATGTGCCCGTTGATGTTGCAGAGCGGAGCGCAGAGCAGCATGGGCGCTGGATTCTTGCCAATCTTCTCGATTGGCACAGGCGTGAGCTGAAAGCCGTGTGGTGGGAGTATTTTCGGCTTCGTGATCTGTCGAGCGAAGACTTGCTGGATGAACGGGTCGGCTTGTCCGGTTTGGAATTCGTCGGAAGCGCCGGGGGGACTGCAAAAGCCCCCGTTCATCGTTATCGGTTTCCACTGCAAGAATCTGAGTTTCGAGGGGGTGAGACACTTCATAAGGTCGGTGGTGACAAATATGGAGCTGTGGTGTCGATCAATTTGGAAGAACGTTGGGTTGACATCAAAAAGCGCGGCGACACCGCCAATATTCATGCCGATGCGGTGTTTGAACATGCTGTGATTGGCACTGATGAGCAGGCGGCTGCGCTGATGCGAATCGGCGACTATGTCGCAGAAAGCGGGATTGCAGGGCTTGGCCGCTATCAGGCAGCGCGTGATCTACTCCTTAAAGAACCGCCGCGCATCGGTGGGCAGGCGATTCACACGGCTACAGAATCAACACTCGAATCTGCCTGTCGGGTTGGTTTGAGCCTTGAGGGAGGCGTATTGCCAATTCAAGGACCGCCTGGGACGGGCAAGACCTTCACCGGGGCGCGAATGATTTGCGACATGGTAAAAAGCGGTAAGAAGGTGGGAATTACAGCGAACAGCCATACCGTAATTCGCAATCTCTTGGACGAAGTGATTGTCGCCGCTGGGGAGCAGGGCATGGACATTCGCTGTATTCAAAAGGCCAAGGAAAAGGAAGATGACATCGACCACCTCTGTTTTGCGAAGAGCAATGCTGACTTGTTTACGGCGCTGAGTCGTGGAAGCCAAGTTGCTGGTGGAACAGCGTGGCTTTGGTCGCGGGAGGAAGCCTTTGAGACTGTGGATGTCCTGTTTGTAGATGAGGCGGCTCAAATGTCGCTGGCGAACGTCCTTGCCGTTTCCCATGCAGCAAAGAGTCTTGTGTTGCTGGGAGATCCGCAGCAACTAGATCAACCGATGCAGGGTAGTCACCCTGAAGGCACAGACGTATCAGCTCTCAATCATATTCTGGATGGTCACCAGACGATCCAGGCCGGAAGGGGTTTGTTCTTGGAAGAGACGTGGCGTTTGCATCCGGCAATTTGTGCTTTCACCTCGGAGTTGTTTTATGAAGGGCGTTTGCAGACGAAGGAGGGGCTGGAGGCGCAGGAGATCAAGTCGGCCAGTGTAGTTCGTGGTGCAGGACTTCGGTATGTGGCTGTGAATCATGAGGGCAATCAAAGTTCTTCACCGGAGGAGGCTGATAGAATTCGAGATCTTGTGACAAGCATACTTGGGAGCGGAACAACATGGATTGACCGCCATGGCGTAGAGAGGACGCTCAGACTTGAAGATGTGCTCATCATCGCGCCCTACAACGCACAGGTGTTTGAAATTCAAGAGCGTCTTCCTGGGGCAAGAGTGGGCACGGTTGATAAATTCCAAGGGCAACAAGCGCCGATTGCGATTTATTCCATGACGACATCTTCTCACGCCGACGCGCCGCGAGGCATGGAGTTTCTTTACAGTCTGAATCGCCTCAATGTCGCAACTTCACGAGCCAAGTGCGTGTGCATTGTGGTTGGCTCTCCGCTTCTGTTTGAAGCAGAATGCCGAACACCTCGGCAGATTCAGTTGGCAAACGCGTTCTGTCGCTACATGGAGCTGGCCCAGCATATTTAG